In Salvelinus namaycush isolate Seneca chromosome 17, SaNama_1.0, whole genome shotgun sequence, one genomic interval encodes:
- the atp1b4 gene encoding protein ATP1B4, protein MEPNCTAGGAEEEHHGNYSPNPSAEVAPGKHAVAEALEEVQEELIEHQPLEQEDLNFEKWKPKPKPKRTLHEKAFDVKTYLWNAETREFMGRTGHSWFLIILFYTALYAFLAAMFGACMWCLMLSISPYHPTHNDRVMPPGMTMSPQLDGHYEIAFNASDRKSWKKYAKLMEEQLRSYNDALQEQRNIQCPQDAYFMQDDQEESAERKSCQFKRSWLGECSGLQDPHFGFSQGKPCILLRMNRILGYLPGQGTPVNVTCGVKKGVPESLGELQFFPKSIFNLMYYPYYGKLRHVNYTAPVVAVRFNGLQYDTHIVVKCKLNGKGIINDSPTDRFLGSVSFSFDVGA, encoded by the exons ATGGAGCCCAATTGTACTGCGGGAGGGGCTGAGGAAGAGCACCATGGAAACTACTCACCAAATCCA TCTGCCGAGGTGGCGCCTGGCAAGCACGCGGTGGCAGAGGCCTTGGAAGAGGTGCAGGAGGAGTTGATAGAACATCAACCTCTGGAGCAGGAAGACCTGAACTTCGAGAAGTGGAAGCCGAAGCCAAAACCCAAGAGGACGCTCCACGAGAAAGCGTTCGATGTGAAGACATATCTATGGAACGCTGAGACCAGAGAGTTCATGGGCCGCACTGGGCATAGCTGGT TTCTGATCATCCTCTTTTACACTGCACTGTATGCCTTCCTGGCGGCCATGTTTGGTGCCTGTATGTGGTGCCTCATGCTGTCCATCAGCCCCTACCATCCAACCCACAACGACAGGGTGATGCCACCAG GTATGACGATGTCCCCACAACTGGATGGGCACTATGAAATTGCCTTCAACGCCTCCGACCGCAAGTCTTGGAAGAAGTATGCAAAGCTAATGGAGGAACAACTAAGAT CGTACAATGATGCCCTACAAGAGCAGAGGAACATCCAGTGTCCGCAGGATGCGTACTTCATGCAGGATGACCAGGAGGAGAGCGCAGAGAGGAAGTCGTGCCAGTTCAAGAGGTCCTGGCTGGGCGAGTGCTCAGGGCTCCAGGACCCCCACTTTGGCTTCTCCCAGGGGAAACCCTGCATTCTCCTCCGAATGAACCGG ATTCTTGGCTATTTACCTGGTCAAGGCACTCCAGTAAATGTGACCTGTGGAGTCAAG AAAGGAGTGCCAGAAAGCTTGGGAGAACTTCAGTTCTTCCCCAAAAGCATTTTCAACCTGATGTACTACCCGTACTATGGGAAGCTGAGACAC GTGAACTACACAGCCCCGGTGGTGGCCGTGCGTTTCAATGGGCTGCAGTACGACACCCACATCGTTGTCAAATGCAAACTCAATGGCAAGGGCATCATCAATGATTCGCCTACCGATCGCTTCCTAGGCAGTGTGTCCTTCTCCTTTGATGTGGGCGCATAG